GCTGGCCTGGGCGCACACGTCTTTTCGCAACGGTCACGTGACGCGAGCGGACAGCGTCTTCCGCCTGGCGATCCCGCGGCTCGCGGGCATGGCGCGCGACCGGTTCCTCGACATCGCGCCGCTGGCGACGGAGCGGGACACCGCGCAGTTGAGCCGGCTTCCCGCGAAAGGCAGGAGCGAATTCGTCGCGCGGTTCTGGAAGGACCTCGATCCGGATCTGGCGTCTCCTGAGAACGAGGCGCAGCTCGAGTACTGGTCGAGGGTGACCCAGGCCTACTTCCTCTACTTCAACAAGCGGCGACAGGAGTGGGATCAGCGCGGCGAGATCTACGTGCGCTACGGCCCGCCCAAGGTGGTCACTTACAACCCGATCGGCGCTCAGCTCCGCTTTCAAATGGGACGCTACGGAGCGTTCCCGATGAACGTGCTGATCTGGGGCTATCCCGAGCTCGGCATGGTGGTGCCGATGCACGATCGGCTGCTCACCGGACACTATCTGCCGCCGTTCTCCGTGGTCGAGAGCACCGACCCCGTTCCCGATCCGGATTCGCTGGCGCAAAACGATGAGAAGCTCGCCAGCGCCGGCGGCCGAGGCGTGTTTCCGGTGCTGCCGCCCGGTACGACGCCGCTGCCGATCTCGAGCGTCGCGGGGCGGTTCCAGGGCGATCGCGGACCGCGTCTCCTCGGATGGGTCGAGAGTCCGGGAGTGGCGTCGGACTCGTTGTGGGCGGATTGGGTCGTGCTCGACACGGCGCGCGTCGAGGTCGCGCGCGTGCGGCGGATGATGAGCGCGTCCGCATGCGACGTGAGCGAGTTCCGGATGGCCGACTTCACGTTCGATCTGCCGCCCGGCGAGTACTACGCCGGAGTCTCGGTGCGCGGCGCCGGCGGCCTGCGCGGCACGCATCGTGGCACGGTGGTGGTGGAGCGCCCGGAGGCGCTGCTCCAGCTGAGCGATCTGGTGGTGGCGTGCGGCCCTCCGCTCACCGAGCGCGACGCCTCCGGCGCGCCGTCGGTGCGGCTGGCCGCCAATCCCGGCGCCCGGGTGGTCGGCAACGATCCGCTCACCGCGTACTTCGAGGCGTATCACCTCTTCACCGACAAGAACGGACAGGCGAGGATGGAGTTCGAGTACCTCGTGCGCTCCACCGATCGCGACCCGCGCATCTGGCTCAAACGGGTCTTCGCGCCGCGACCCCGGGTCCCCGACATCTCCGCGCACCGTCAGGAATCACAGATCGGCAGCATCCGGCGGCAGTACGTGAGCGTCCCGGTCCAGTCGTTACCCCCCGGGAACTATCGCCTCGAAATCCGTGTCCGGGACCTCACCGTGGGCACGCAGGCCGTCCGAACCGCCGATTTCACCAAGATTTCGGCATCCGGAAGCTAGGTCCCCCGGACTCTAAAGGGAGGGGGCCCGGGCGCCGATACCTTGGGTGGGAACGCCGCCCCGCATTCGGGTCAAGGAGGAGCATGCCCGACACCCCCGCAAAGCCCCGGATCCTCGTCGTGGATGACGAGCCCGATCTCATCGCCGTGCTGCGCATGGGCCTTCAGATGGAAGGATTCGATGTCCTCGAAGCCGCCGACGGCACCGAAGGACTGCGCCGCGCCCGCGAGGAGAAGCCGGATCTCCTGGTGCTGGACCTGATGCTGCCCAAGATGGACGGCTATCAGGTGTGCCGCTCGCTCAAGTTCGACTCGCGCTACAAGAATCTTCCGATCCTGATCCTGAGCGCGCGTCCCGGCGACCAGGACAAGCGTCTGGCGATCGAGATGGGCGCCGACGACTTCATTCGCAAGCCATACGACCTGAAGGACCTGGTGGCGCGCATCCGGCAGCGGCTCAAGCTGGGGGGGAAGGAAGCGGCGTAGGCCCGCCTGAGCCTCGAGCGGTGCTCAGCACTTCCATCATCTCGTCGTGCAGCGGACCGTTGGTGGCCAGGATCTCCGGCCCATCGACGTCGAAGGCCGACCCGTCATATCGCGTGACGCGTCCGCCCGCCTCGCGCACCAGGAGCACTCCCGCCGCCATGTCCCACGGCGAGAGGTCGGCTTCCCAGAAGCCGTCGAACCGTCCCATGGCGAGGTAGCAGAGGTTGAGCGCGGCCGAGCCGTCGCGGCGGATCGCCTGGGCGCGGACCAGGAAGTCGCGAAACAGGCGCATGTGCGGCTCGGGGTTCTTCCGCACCTCGTAGGGAAACCCCGTCACCAGCAAGGCGTCTTCGAGCCTGGCGATCGCCGAGACGCCGATCGGACTTTCGTTGAGCGTGGCCCCCGCGCCCGATGCCGCCGCGAACATCTCGTCCCGCACCGGATCGTAGACCGCACCGGCGACGAGGGTTCCTTCGCTTTCCGCGGCGATCGACACGGCGAAGAAAGGATAGTTGTGAGCGAAGTTGGTGGTGCCGTCCAGCGGATCGATCAGCCAGCGCACCGGGGCGCCGTGTCCCGCGCGCTCGCCCGACTCCTCGGCCAGCACGGCGTGGGTGGGGAAGCGGCGGGTGATCTCGGACAGGAGGTAGGCGTCGGCGCGGCGGTCGAACTCGGTGACCAGATCGGTGCGGCGCTTGCGCTCGGGGTGGTGGATCCCGCCATAGCCTTCGAGCAGGATGGCGCCGGCCGCGCGCGCCATCTCGACCGCGGCGTCGCGGAGCGGGATCGAATCCATCGCGATCAGCGGCCCGCGTGCGTGGCGCTGTGGCGGCAGATGCCGGAGAGACCGTAGGGGCAGTTCCTGCAGGTCTGGAAGCCGGGCTTCGGCACGAACTGCGCGGCCCGTATCCCGGCAGCCGCTTCGGCGATGCGCGCATGCGCCTTCTCGAGGTGCGCCGCGCTCACCGCGGCGCTGCCCTTGGTGTCGCTGTCGACGAAGTGCAGCTCCACCCGGGCCGGCATGATCCCGCGGGTCTCGTGATAGGCGAGCGCATAGAGTCCGAGCTGCCCCGCGTCGAGGCTCTCCATGGTGCGCTGCATGGCGCCCTTCTCCTCGTCGACCTCCGCCGTCTTGAAGTCCACGATCACGATGCCGCCTTGCTTCTCCTCGATCCGGTCCCATCGTCCGCTCACCGAGTTCATCCCCTGGCGGAACTTGAAGCTCTGCTCGACCTGAAGCGGCGCGCTGTCGCTCTGCTCCTCGCGCGCCACGAACTGGCGCAAGGTCTCGCGTCCCTGCTCGAGACGGCGCTCCTCGTGGTCGCGTGACAGGAATCCGTCGCTCGACCACGAGCTCTCGAACACGCGGATCACGTCCTTGGCCGTGATCGGATAGCCCTTCAGGCGGTGCTGGTGATAGATGAGGATGGCGTTGTGGATGGCGATGCCGTACATCGCGCGCGGGTCGCTGGGCAGGGGGATCTGCAGCTCGTGCGCGTAGCGGTACTTGAGCGGGCACGTCAGGTAGTCGTGGACGCGAATGCTCGACAGCTCGAGCAGCTCCTGGTCGGAGATCGGCGTGCGCGCGGCGGCCGGCGGCACCGGGGCGGGCGCGTGGCGCTCGATGCTCTCGCGCGCCGCGATGGGGGCCCGCGGGCCCTTCGGAGCCAGGACGTCGAGCGCCTCGGCGACCAGCTTGCTCATCTTCCACGGCATGCGGGTCCCGTAGTCGATCGCCCACGTGAGGTACAGCTCTTCCCGCGCCCGCGTCATCCCCACGTAGAACAGGCGTCGCTCCTCCTCGGTGTGCGGGCTGTGCAGCGTGGGCGGTTCCTTGATGAGCGCCGGCGGGAACGGCAGCTCGTCGCCGCGCTCGCGGGTGGGGAAGCGCCCCTCGGCGAGGCTCACCATGAACACCACCGGGAACTGCAGGCCCTTGGCGTTGTGCGCCGTGATCACCTGTACGGCATCGAGCTCGACGTCGACCTCCGCGGCCGCCGGATCGTCGCCGGCCTCGATCAGGAGATCCAGGTAGCGCACGAAGGTGTGCGCGCGATTCTCCTCGAGCGACTCGCTGATGCGCTTGGCGATCTTGAAGAACTTGGCGACGTTGCGGATCTTCTCCTCGGCTTCCGGCGTGTCTTCGGCGGTGAGCTGCGCCAGGAATCCGCTCTCGTGGACGAACGCGTACAGCACGTCCGTGGTCGGACGGCGCACCGCCAGGTGCACGAGCTGGC
The sequence above is a segment of the Candidatus Eisenbacteria bacterium genome. Coding sequences within it:
- a CDS encoding GWxTD domain-containing protein codes for the protein MTFPIRACRGALWLMLLVAAPTIVSADQPRRAAALYRRALKAETSGGFDGRRKAMECLEQATLCAPDTVAYQMALARLYLEMGFLGLARHRFERAAELNPYSAEAHVGQGHLWRKEYLKYLETRALDRSVHEFQIGARLAPAHAEAWLSLVPLLIEQHRLPMAQEAAERAMGADATNPECLLAWAHTSFRNGHVTRADSVFRLAIPRLAGMARDRFLDIAPLATERDTAQLSRLPAKGRSEFVARFWKDLDPDLASPENEAQLEYWSRVTQAYFLYFNKRRQEWDQRGEIYVRYGPPKVVTYNPIGAQLRFQMGRYGAFPMNVLIWGYPELGMVVPMHDRLLTGHYLPPFSVVESTDPVPDPDSLAQNDEKLASAGGRGVFPVLPPGTTPLPISSVAGRFQGDRGPRLLGWVESPGVASDSLWADWVVLDTARVEVARVRRMMSASACDVSEFRMADFTFDLPPGEYYAGVSVRGAGGLRGTHRGTVVVERPEALLQLSDLVVACGPPLTERDASGAPSVRLAANPGARVVGNDPLTAYFEAYHLFTDKNGQARMEFEYLVRSTDRDPRIWLKRVFAPRPRVPDISAHRQESQIGSIRRQYVSVPVQSLPPGNYRLEIRVRDLTVGTQAVRTADFTKISASGS
- a CDS encoding response regulator, producing MPDTPAKPRILVVDDEPDLIAVLRMGLQMEGFDVLEAADGTEGLRRAREEKPDLLVLDLMLPKMDGYQVCRSLKFDSRYKNLPILILSARPGDQDKRLAIEMGADDFIRKPYDLKDLVARIRQRLKLGGKEAA
- a CDS encoding inositol monophosphatase family protein, yielding MDSIPLRDAAVEMARAAGAILLEGYGGIHHPERKRRTDLVTEFDRRADAYLLSEITRRFPTHAVLAEESGERAGHGAPVRWLIDPLDGTTNFAHNYPFFAVSIAAESEGTLVAGAVYDPVRDEMFAAASGAGATLNESPIGVSAIARLEDALLVTGFPYEVRKNPEPHMRLFRDFLVRAQAIRRDGSAALNLCYLAMGRFDGFWEADLSPWDMAAGVLLVREAGGRVTRYDGSAFDVDGPEILATNGPLHDEMMEVLSTARGSGGPTPLPSPPA